A genomic stretch from Prionailurus bengalensis isolate Pbe53 chromosome E2, Fcat_Pben_1.1_paternal_pri, whole genome shotgun sequence includes:
- the PMFBP1 gene encoding polyamine-modulated factor 1-binding protein 1 isoform X1 → MLKLKEELRGAKEMKDEVGERDREVSGLNSKLLSLQVDIKNLHDVCKRQGKTLQENQLCVEEAMMSSNRNKKQVLAFKEPRMEFEPSKQCHLRQLQQLKKKLLALQQELEFRTEELQTSYCSLLQYQSVLEKQTSDLVLLHHHCKLKEDEVILYEEEMGNHNKNTGEKLHLAQEQLALAEDKIISLERSLNLYRDKYQTSLSNIELLECQVKMLEGELSGIVSQDPENKGDHSKVRIYTSSCMIQEHQETLKRLSEVWQKVSEQDDLIQELRNKLACSNALVLEREEALIKLQADFASYTATHRHPPSSSEDCEDIKKILKHLQEQKDSQCLHVEEYQNLVKDLRMELEAVSEQKKNIMKDMMKLELDLHGLREETSAHMERKDKEVIILQRRLQELQIQFTETQKLGLKKDKILQEKDEMLHELEKELAQVQNSLMKKEMELEKQQRMTTELEITIQEVKQDKFKAECGALQAEIQKLKDCLEDAQQQQKLIAQQAAQYKEEALLAKSNLEDSQRKLQSYLFMEKQKTETIQELQRELQKLQKDSLTAGEELAPNRKRIEELTSELSEARRNLEHSEKEKRQFQKTTAEQDAKLTDLLDRLKLLQHQHREQASAKSNLEEELQEVTRLLEEKREQLKKSKEQEKLLEQELETFRQEEKRKEKMTKENLRILEEENENVKAQLMQYSTQLDSSLSKQNASQQMIQELNNELVLQKEALESLQVQLDKTVQKEKQYLQTMVSKEAYEELSRKSLACQDDLTQALEKLNHATSETKSLHRSLAQAQERKVQLEDEIIAYEERMKKLNVELRKLQGFHEQSELEVHAFDKKLEEMSNQVLQWQKQHQSDLKMLAAKEEQLRAFQEEMATLKENLLADEKEPCCVPQRSAPKDTTCRLHQENDQIMSNMEQWAKEQKIANEKLGNRLREQVKYIAKLTGEKDHLHNVMVHLQQENKKLKTEIEEKKVKTGHPRLYTKALCPSKTEPIPKGKVCATLGWRGMSQDMNQRMDITKFVGIPHCSGSSYC, encoded by the exons gtgggggagagagaccgAGAAGTGAGCGGCCTGAACAGCAAGCTCTTGAGCCTGCAAGTTGACATCAAAAATCTGCATGATGTCTGCAAGAGACAGGGGAAGACCTTGCAGGAGAACCAACTCTGTGTGGAGGAGGCAATGATGAGTAGCAACCGC AATAAGAAGCAAGTGCTAGCATTCAAGGAGCCGCGGATGGAGTTTGAGCCCAGTAAGCAGTGCCATCTGAGGCAACTCCAACAACTCAAGAAAAAATTGCTTGCTCTCCAGCAAGAACTGGAGTTTCGCACAGAAGAGCTGCAGACTTCTTACTGTTCCCTCCTACAGTATCAGTCCGTCCTAGAAAAGCAGACTTCTGACCTGGTTCTTCTCCACCATCACTGCAAACTAAAAGAAGATGAG GTGATTCTCTAtgaggaggaaatgggaaatcATAATAAGAACACAGGGGAGAAGCTCCATTTGGCACAGGAGCAACTTGCTTTGGCCGAGGACAAGATCATCTCCCTAGAAAGGAGCCTAAACCTCTACAGGGATAAATACCAGACTTCCCTAAGCAACATTGAGTTACTGGAGTGCCAAGTGAAGATGTTGGAGGGTGAGCTCAGCGGGATTGTCAGTCAG GACCCTGAGAATAAGGGTGACCATTCAAAGGTGCGTATATATACTTCTTCCTGCATGATTCAAGAGCATCAGGAGACCCTGAAACGACTGTCTGAAGTCTGGCAAAAGGTCTCTGAACAGGATGATCTAATCCAGGAACTTCGAAATAAACTAGCCTGCAGTAATGCTTTG GTTCTGGAGCGTGAAGAGGCTTTGATAAAATTACAAGCAGATTTTGCTTCCTATACAGCCACACACAGACATCCTCCTAGCTCCTCAGAAGATTGTGAAGACATTAAAAAG ATACTGAAGCACTTGCAGGAGCAGAAAGACAGCCAGTGCCTGCACGTGGAGGAATACCAGAACCTGGTGAAGGACCTGCGCATGGAGCTAGAGGCCGTGTCCGAACAGAAGAAGAACATCATGAAGG ACATGATGAAGCTGGAGCTGGACCTGCACGGGCTGCGGGAGGAGACATCCGCCCACATGGAGAGGAAGGATAAGGAGGTCATCATCCTGCAACGGCGGCTGCAAGAGCTACAGATCCAGTTCACTGAGACCCAGAAGCTGGGTTTGAAGAAAGACAAG ATCCTCCAAGAGAAAGATGAGATGTTGCACGAGCTTGAGAAGGAATTGGCCCAGGTTCAGAACAGCCTcatgaaaaaggaaatggagtTGGAGAAGCAGCAACGAATGACAACAGAACTTGAAATCACCATCCAGGAGGTGAAGCAAGATAAGTTCAAGGCAGAGTGTGGAGCCCTGCAGGCTGAGATCCAGAAGCTGAAGGACTGTCTTGAAGATGCTCAACAGCAACAGAAGCTGATTG CTCAGCAAGCAGCCCAGTATAAAGAAGAGGCCCTTCTGGCAAAGAGTAACCTAGAGGATTCCCAGAGGAAACTGCAAAGCTACCTATTCATGGAGAAGCAGAAGACGGAGACCATCCAGGAGCTGCAGAGAGAACTTCAGAAGCTGCAGAAGGATTCCTTGACGGCCGGAGAGGAACTCGCACCCAACAG GAAACGGATAGAGGAGCTGACGTCAGAACTCTCTGAGGCCCGGAGGAACCTTGAACATTcggagaaggaaaagaggcagTTTCAGAAGACAACAGCTGAGCAGGACGCGAAGCTGACTGACCTGCTAGATCGTCTAAAACTCCTTCAACACCAG CATAGGGAGCAAGCCTCCGCCAAAAGCAATCTAGAAGAGGAGCTTCAGGAGGTAACAAGATTACTGGAGGAGAAACGGGAGCAgttgaaaaagagcaaagaacagGAGAAGTTGCTGGAGCAAGAGCTGGAGACATTCCgacaagaggaaaaaaggaaagaaaagatg ACAAAGGAAAATCTGAGAATATtggaggaggaaaatgagaatgTCAAAGCACAGTTAATGCAATATTCCACGCAACTGGATTCCTCTCTCAGCAAACAAAACGCCTCCCAGCAAATGATCCAAGAGCTAAATAATGAG CTAGTCCTTCAGAAGGAGGCCTTAGAGAGTCTGCAGGTCCAGCTGGACAAGACTGTGCAGAAAGAGAAGCAATATCTCCAGACCATGGTCAGTAAAGAAGCCTATGAGGAATTATCCAGAAAGTCACTCGCCTGCCAAGATGACCTGACACAAGCTCTGGAGAAG CTCAATCATGCGACCTCGGAGACCAAGAGCCTGCACCGAAGCTTGGCACAAGCCCAAGAGAGGAAAGTTCAGCTGGAAGATGAAATCATTGCTTATGAGGAAAGGATGAAAAAGCTCAACGTGGAATTAAGAAAACTGCAGGGGTTCCATGAGCAGAGCGAGCTAGAG GTGCATGCCTTCGACAAGAAGCTGGAGGAGATGAGCAACCAGGTGCTGCAGTGGCAGAAGCAGCACCAGAGCGACCTCAAGATGCTGGCAGCTAAAGAGGAGCAGCTTAGGGCCTTCCAGGAGGAAATGGCCACCCTGAAGGAGAACCTCCTGGCAGACGAGAAAGAG CCCTGTTGTGTGCCCCAGAGGTCTGCACCTAAAGATACTACCTGTAGGCTGCACCAAGAGAATGATCAGATTATGTCCAACATGGAGCAATGGGCAAAAGAGCAGAA GATCGCCAACGAGAAACTAGGAAACAGGCTCCGTGAACAGGTCAAATATATTGCCAAGCTAACTGGAGAAAAAGA CCACCTCCACAATGTAATGGTCCATCTGcagcaagaaaacaagaaactgaAGACTGAGATAGAGGAGAAGAAGGTGAAAACCGGGCACCCAAGGCTATACACCAAAGCCCTATGCCCGAGCAAAACGGAGCCCATACCAAAGGGAAAAGTGTGTGCCACCTTGGGCTGGAGGGGGATGTCCCAGGACATGAACCAAAGAATGGACATCACCAAGTTTGTCGGGATACCCCACTGTTCAG GTTCCTCATATTGCTAG
- the PMFBP1 gene encoding polyamine-modulated factor 1-binding protein 1 isoform X3, whose protein sequence is MLKLKEELRGAKEMKDEVGERDREVSGLNSKLLSLQVDIKNLHDVCKRQGKTLQENQLCVEEAMMSSNRNKKQVLAFKEPRMEFEPSKQCHLRQLQQLKKKLLALQQELEFRTEELQTSYCSLLQYQSVLEKQTSDLVLLHHHCKLKEDEVILYEEEMGNHNKNTGEKLHLAQEQLALAEDKIISLERSLNLYRDKYQTSLSNIELLECQVKMLEGELSGIVSQDPENKGDHSKVRIYTSSCMIQEHQETLKRLSEVWQKVSEQDDLIQELRNKLACSNALVLEREEALIKLQADFASYTATHRHPPSSSEDCEDIKKILKHLQEQKDSQCLHVEEYQNLVKDLRMELEAVSEQKKNIMKDMMKLELDLHGLREETSAHMERKDKEVIILQRRLQELQIQFTETQKLGLKKDKILQEKDEMLHELEKELAQVQNSLMKKEMELEKQQRMTTELEITIQEVKQDKFKAECGALQAEIQKLKDCLEDAQQQQKLIAQQAAQYKEEALLAKSNLEDSQRKLQSYLFMEKQKTETIQELQRELQKLQKDSLTAGEELAPNRKRIEELTSELSEARRNLEHSEKEKRQFQKTTAEQDAKLTDLLDRLKLLQHQHREQASAKSNLEEELQEVTRLLEEKREQLKKSKEQEKLLEQELETFRQEEKRKEKMTKENLRILEEENENVKAQLMQYSTQLDSSLSKQNASQQMIQELNNELVLQKEALESLQVQLDKTVQKEKQYLQTMVSKEAYEELSRKSLACQDDLTQALEKVHAFDKKLEEMSNQVLQWQKQHQSDLKMLAAKEEQLRAFQEEMATLKENLLADEKEPCCVPQRSAPKDTTCRLHQENDQIMSNMEQWAKEQKIANEKLGNRLREQVKYIAKLTGEKDHLHNVMVHLQQENKKLKTEIEEKKVKTGHPRLYTKALCPSKTEPIPKGKVCATLGWRGMSQDMNQRMDITKFVGIPHCSGSSYC, encoded by the exons gtgggggagagagaccgAGAAGTGAGCGGCCTGAACAGCAAGCTCTTGAGCCTGCAAGTTGACATCAAAAATCTGCATGATGTCTGCAAGAGACAGGGGAAGACCTTGCAGGAGAACCAACTCTGTGTGGAGGAGGCAATGATGAGTAGCAACCGC AATAAGAAGCAAGTGCTAGCATTCAAGGAGCCGCGGATGGAGTTTGAGCCCAGTAAGCAGTGCCATCTGAGGCAACTCCAACAACTCAAGAAAAAATTGCTTGCTCTCCAGCAAGAACTGGAGTTTCGCACAGAAGAGCTGCAGACTTCTTACTGTTCCCTCCTACAGTATCAGTCCGTCCTAGAAAAGCAGACTTCTGACCTGGTTCTTCTCCACCATCACTGCAAACTAAAAGAAGATGAG GTGATTCTCTAtgaggaggaaatgggaaatcATAATAAGAACACAGGGGAGAAGCTCCATTTGGCACAGGAGCAACTTGCTTTGGCCGAGGACAAGATCATCTCCCTAGAAAGGAGCCTAAACCTCTACAGGGATAAATACCAGACTTCCCTAAGCAACATTGAGTTACTGGAGTGCCAAGTGAAGATGTTGGAGGGTGAGCTCAGCGGGATTGTCAGTCAG GACCCTGAGAATAAGGGTGACCATTCAAAGGTGCGTATATATACTTCTTCCTGCATGATTCAAGAGCATCAGGAGACCCTGAAACGACTGTCTGAAGTCTGGCAAAAGGTCTCTGAACAGGATGATCTAATCCAGGAACTTCGAAATAAACTAGCCTGCAGTAATGCTTTG GTTCTGGAGCGTGAAGAGGCTTTGATAAAATTACAAGCAGATTTTGCTTCCTATACAGCCACACACAGACATCCTCCTAGCTCCTCAGAAGATTGTGAAGACATTAAAAAG ATACTGAAGCACTTGCAGGAGCAGAAAGACAGCCAGTGCCTGCACGTGGAGGAATACCAGAACCTGGTGAAGGACCTGCGCATGGAGCTAGAGGCCGTGTCCGAACAGAAGAAGAACATCATGAAGG ACATGATGAAGCTGGAGCTGGACCTGCACGGGCTGCGGGAGGAGACATCCGCCCACATGGAGAGGAAGGATAAGGAGGTCATCATCCTGCAACGGCGGCTGCAAGAGCTACAGATCCAGTTCACTGAGACCCAGAAGCTGGGTTTGAAGAAAGACAAG ATCCTCCAAGAGAAAGATGAGATGTTGCACGAGCTTGAGAAGGAATTGGCCCAGGTTCAGAACAGCCTcatgaaaaaggaaatggagtTGGAGAAGCAGCAACGAATGACAACAGAACTTGAAATCACCATCCAGGAGGTGAAGCAAGATAAGTTCAAGGCAGAGTGTGGAGCCCTGCAGGCTGAGATCCAGAAGCTGAAGGACTGTCTTGAAGATGCTCAACAGCAACAGAAGCTGATTG CTCAGCAAGCAGCCCAGTATAAAGAAGAGGCCCTTCTGGCAAAGAGTAACCTAGAGGATTCCCAGAGGAAACTGCAAAGCTACCTATTCATGGAGAAGCAGAAGACGGAGACCATCCAGGAGCTGCAGAGAGAACTTCAGAAGCTGCAGAAGGATTCCTTGACGGCCGGAGAGGAACTCGCACCCAACAG GAAACGGATAGAGGAGCTGACGTCAGAACTCTCTGAGGCCCGGAGGAACCTTGAACATTcggagaaggaaaagaggcagTTTCAGAAGACAACAGCTGAGCAGGACGCGAAGCTGACTGACCTGCTAGATCGTCTAAAACTCCTTCAACACCAG CATAGGGAGCAAGCCTCCGCCAAAAGCAATCTAGAAGAGGAGCTTCAGGAGGTAACAAGATTACTGGAGGAGAAACGGGAGCAgttgaaaaagagcaaagaacagGAGAAGTTGCTGGAGCAAGAGCTGGAGACATTCCgacaagaggaaaaaaggaaagaaaagatg ACAAAGGAAAATCTGAGAATATtggaggaggaaaatgagaatgTCAAAGCACAGTTAATGCAATATTCCACGCAACTGGATTCCTCTCTCAGCAAACAAAACGCCTCCCAGCAAATGATCCAAGAGCTAAATAATGAG CTAGTCCTTCAGAAGGAGGCCTTAGAGAGTCTGCAGGTCCAGCTGGACAAGACTGTGCAGAAAGAGAAGCAATATCTCCAGACCATGGTCAGTAAAGAAGCCTATGAGGAATTATCCAGAAAGTCACTCGCCTGCCAAGATGACCTGACACAAGCTCTGGAGAAG GTGCATGCCTTCGACAAGAAGCTGGAGGAGATGAGCAACCAGGTGCTGCAGTGGCAGAAGCAGCACCAGAGCGACCTCAAGATGCTGGCAGCTAAAGAGGAGCAGCTTAGGGCCTTCCAGGAGGAAATGGCCACCCTGAAGGAGAACCTCCTGGCAGACGAGAAAGAG CCCTGTTGTGTGCCCCAGAGGTCTGCACCTAAAGATACTACCTGTAGGCTGCACCAAGAGAATGATCAGATTATGTCCAACATGGAGCAATGGGCAAAAGAGCAGAA GATCGCCAACGAGAAACTAGGAAACAGGCTCCGTGAACAGGTCAAATATATTGCCAAGCTAACTGGAGAAAAAGA CCACCTCCACAATGTAATGGTCCATCTGcagcaagaaaacaagaaactgaAGACTGAGATAGAGGAGAAGAAGGTGAAAACCGGGCACCCAAGGCTATACACCAAAGCCCTATGCCCGAGCAAAACGGAGCCCATACCAAAGGGAAAAGTGTGTGCCACCTTGGGCTGGAGGGGGATGTCCCAGGACATGAACCAAAGAATGGACATCACCAAGTTTGTCGGGATACCCCACTGTTCAG GTTCCTCATATTGCTAG
- the PMFBP1 gene encoding polyamine-modulated factor 1-binding protein 1 isoform X4 has translation MLKLKEELRGAKEMKDEVGERDREVSGLNSKLLSLQVDIKNLHDVCKRQGKTLQENQLCVEEAMMSSNRNKKQVLAFKEPRMEFEPSKQCHLRQLQQLKKKLLALQQELEFRTEELQTSYCSLLQYQSVLEKQTSDLVLLHHHCKLKEDEVILYEEEMGNHNKNTGEKLHLAQEQLALAEDKIISLERSLNLYRDKYQTSLSNIELLECQVKMLEGELSGIVSQDPENKGDHSKVRIYTSSCMIQEHQETLKRLSEVWQKVSEQDDLIQELRNKLACSNALVLEREEALIKLQADFASYTATHRHPPSSSEDCEDIKKILKHLQEQKDSQCLHVEEYQNLVKDLRMELEAVSEQKKNIMKDMMKLELDLHGLREETSAHMERKDKEVIILQRRLQELQIQFTETQKLGLKKDKILQEKDEMLHELEKELAQVQNSLMKKEMELEKQQRMTTELEITIQEVKQDKFKAECGALQAEIQKLKDCLEDAQQQQKLIAQQAAQYKEEALLAKSNLEDSQRKLQSYLFMEKQKTETIQELQRELQKLQKDSLTAGEELAPNRKRIEELTSELSEARRNLEHSEKEKRQFQKTTAEQDAKLTDLLDRLKLLQHQHREQASAKSNLEEELQEVTRLLEEKREQLKKSKEQEKLLEQELETFRQEEKRKEKMTKENLRILEEENENVKAQLMQYSTQLDSSLSKQNASQQMIQELNNELVLQKEALESLQVQLDKTVQKEKQYLQTMVSKEAYEELSRKSLACQDDLTQALEKLNHATSETKSLHRSLAQAQERKVQLEDEIIAYEERMKKLNVELRKLQGFHEQSELEVHAFDKKLEEMSNQVLQWQKQHQSDLKMLAAKEEQLRAFQEEMATLKENLLADEKEDRQRETRKQAP, from the exons gtgggggagagagaccgAGAAGTGAGCGGCCTGAACAGCAAGCTCTTGAGCCTGCAAGTTGACATCAAAAATCTGCATGATGTCTGCAAGAGACAGGGGAAGACCTTGCAGGAGAACCAACTCTGTGTGGAGGAGGCAATGATGAGTAGCAACCGC AATAAGAAGCAAGTGCTAGCATTCAAGGAGCCGCGGATGGAGTTTGAGCCCAGTAAGCAGTGCCATCTGAGGCAACTCCAACAACTCAAGAAAAAATTGCTTGCTCTCCAGCAAGAACTGGAGTTTCGCACAGAAGAGCTGCAGACTTCTTACTGTTCCCTCCTACAGTATCAGTCCGTCCTAGAAAAGCAGACTTCTGACCTGGTTCTTCTCCACCATCACTGCAAACTAAAAGAAGATGAG GTGATTCTCTAtgaggaggaaatgggaaatcATAATAAGAACACAGGGGAGAAGCTCCATTTGGCACAGGAGCAACTTGCTTTGGCCGAGGACAAGATCATCTCCCTAGAAAGGAGCCTAAACCTCTACAGGGATAAATACCAGACTTCCCTAAGCAACATTGAGTTACTGGAGTGCCAAGTGAAGATGTTGGAGGGTGAGCTCAGCGGGATTGTCAGTCAG GACCCTGAGAATAAGGGTGACCATTCAAAGGTGCGTATATATACTTCTTCCTGCATGATTCAAGAGCATCAGGAGACCCTGAAACGACTGTCTGAAGTCTGGCAAAAGGTCTCTGAACAGGATGATCTAATCCAGGAACTTCGAAATAAACTAGCCTGCAGTAATGCTTTG GTTCTGGAGCGTGAAGAGGCTTTGATAAAATTACAAGCAGATTTTGCTTCCTATACAGCCACACACAGACATCCTCCTAGCTCCTCAGAAGATTGTGAAGACATTAAAAAG ATACTGAAGCACTTGCAGGAGCAGAAAGACAGCCAGTGCCTGCACGTGGAGGAATACCAGAACCTGGTGAAGGACCTGCGCATGGAGCTAGAGGCCGTGTCCGAACAGAAGAAGAACATCATGAAGG ACATGATGAAGCTGGAGCTGGACCTGCACGGGCTGCGGGAGGAGACATCCGCCCACATGGAGAGGAAGGATAAGGAGGTCATCATCCTGCAACGGCGGCTGCAAGAGCTACAGATCCAGTTCACTGAGACCCAGAAGCTGGGTTTGAAGAAAGACAAG ATCCTCCAAGAGAAAGATGAGATGTTGCACGAGCTTGAGAAGGAATTGGCCCAGGTTCAGAACAGCCTcatgaaaaaggaaatggagtTGGAGAAGCAGCAACGAATGACAACAGAACTTGAAATCACCATCCAGGAGGTGAAGCAAGATAAGTTCAAGGCAGAGTGTGGAGCCCTGCAGGCTGAGATCCAGAAGCTGAAGGACTGTCTTGAAGATGCTCAACAGCAACAGAAGCTGATTG CTCAGCAAGCAGCCCAGTATAAAGAAGAGGCCCTTCTGGCAAAGAGTAACCTAGAGGATTCCCAGAGGAAACTGCAAAGCTACCTATTCATGGAGAAGCAGAAGACGGAGACCATCCAGGAGCTGCAGAGAGAACTTCAGAAGCTGCAGAAGGATTCCTTGACGGCCGGAGAGGAACTCGCACCCAACAG GAAACGGATAGAGGAGCTGACGTCAGAACTCTCTGAGGCCCGGAGGAACCTTGAACATTcggagaaggaaaagaggcagTTTCAGAAGACAACAGCTGAGCAGGACGCGAAGCTGACTGACCTGCTAGATCGTCTAAAACTCCTTCAACACCAG CATAGGGAGCAAGCCTCCGCCAAAAGCAATCTAGAAGAGGAGCTTCAGGAGGTAACAAGATTACTGGAGGAGAAACGGGAGCAgttgaaaaagagcaaagaacagGAGAAGTTGCTGGAGCAAGAGCTGGAGACATTCCgacaagaggaaaaaaggaaagaaaagatg ACAAAGGAAAATCTGAGAATATtggaggaggaaaatgagaatgTCAAAGCACAGTTAATGCAATATTCCACGCAACTGGATTCCTCTCTCAGCAAACAAAACGCCTCCCAGCAAATGATCCAAGAGCTAAATAATGAG CTAGTCCTTCAGAAGGAGGCCTTAGAGAGTCTGCAGGTCCAGCTGGACAAGACTGTGCAGAAAGAGAAGCAATATCTCCAGACCATGGTCAGTAAAGAAGCCTATGAGGAATTATCCAGAAAGTCACTCGCCTGCCAAGATGACCTGACACAAGCTCTGGAGAAG CTCAATCATGCGACCTCGGAGACCAAGAGCCTGCACCGAAGCTTGGCACAAGCCCAAGAGAGGAAAGTTCAGCTGGAAGATGAAATCATTGCTTATGAGGAAAGGATGAAAAAGCTCAACGTGGAATTAAGAAAACTGCAGGGGTTCCATGAGCAGAGCGAGCTAGAG GTGCATGCCTTCGACAAGAAGCTGGAGGAGATGAGCAACCAGGTGCTGCAGTGGCAGAAGCAGCACCAGAGCGACCTCAAGATGCTGGCAGCTAAAGAGGAGCAGCTTAGGGCCTTCCAGGAGGAAATGGCCACCCTGAAGGAGAACCTCCTGGCAGACGAGAAAGAG GATCGCCAACGAGAAACTAGGAAACAGGCTCCGTGA